In a single window of the Pseudodesulfovibrio profundus genome:
- a CDS encoding YggT family protein, translating into MDLIVRAIATVLGLVLNAYFWIVIISALLSWVNPDPYNPIVRFLRGVTEPVFYKIRSIIPFAVVGGIDLSPVVVLLAIKVCEIVVVGNLMRLSFSLGTGVPM; encoded by the coding sequence ATGGACTTGATTGTCCGCGCTATAGCGACTGTACTTGGTTTGGTTCTCAACGCCTATTTCTGGATTGTCATCATATCCGCGTTGCTTTCCTGGGTGAATCCTGATCCGTACAATCCCATCGTGCGCTTTTTGCGCGGTGTGACTGAACCGGTTTTCTACAAGATTCGCTCAATCATTCCTTTCGCCGTTGTGGGCGGCATAGATCTCTCGCCTGTGGTGGTCCTTCTGGCCATTAAGGTGTGTGAGATCGTTGTTGTCGGCAATCTCATGCGGCTTTCCTTTTCTTTGGGCACTGGCGTTCCAATGTAG
- the tatA gene encoding twin-arginine translocase TatA/TatE family subunit: MIGGFGVWELLIILVIVLVIFGAKKLPEIGDGVGRAISNFKKASNEPEEIDVTPKKEEEKKKEDA, from the coding sequence ATGATTGGTGGATTCGGAGTTTGGGAACTCTTAATTATCCTTGTTATAGTCCTGGTTATTTTCGGTGCCAAGAAATTGCCCGAGATCGGCGATGGCGTAGGCCGCGCTATCAGCAACTTCAAAAAAGCCTCCAACGAGCCCGAGGAGATCGACGTTACTCCTAAAAAAGAAGAAGAAAAAAAGAAGGAAGACGCCTAG
- the ilvB gene encoding biosynthetic-type acetolactate synthase large subunit, translating to MKLTGAQMLLKCLEEEGVDVMFGFPGGAVIDIYDEIPQSSVEHILVRHEQGAIHAADGYARATGKVGVCLVTSGPGATNAVTGIATAYADSIPVVIITGQVPRPLIGNDAFQEVDIVGITRPCTKHNYLVQDIKDLAETVKQAFYLARSGRPGPVLVDLPKDVQNQIAEFHYPKEVEMRSYKPTKKPHIGQIRKVVKLLKKAKRPLFYTGGGVITSGSHEELTWLGKKMHIPVTSTLMGLGAFPGDDEMFLGMLGMHGTYAANMAVNNCDLLLAVGARFDDRVTGRIDTFAPNATIVHIDVDPTSIQKNVSVDVPLVADCKSALAALVQETEASIDDFDWKEAHGEWVDQVQEWSTTHPLTYTDDSEIIKPQFVVETIYDITKGDAIIATEVGQNQMWAAQFYKYKKPNTLLTSGGLGTMGYGFPAAMGAQRAFPDKLVIDIAGDGSIQMCIQEMMTVVCNKLPVKIVILNNGYLGMVRQWQELFYEKNYCETCMDAQPDFVKLAEAYGAAGYRVTEKKDVESTLREAFAIDKPVIVDIRVAKEENVYPMVPAGASLTEMLLV from the coding sequence ATGAAATTGACCGGGGCCCAGATGCTGCTCAAGTGTCTGGAGGAGGAAGGAGTTGATGTGATGTTCGGGTTCCCTGGTGGAGCCGTCATCGACATCTATGATGAAATACCCCAATCATCCGTCGAGCATATCCTAGTTCGTCATGAACAGGGTGCCATACATGCTGCTGACGGGTATGCAAGAGCTACTGGCAAGGTTGGTGTATGCCTAGTTACCTCCGGCCCCGGTGCAACAAATGCTGTGACGGGTATTGCCACGGCCTATGCGGACTCTATCCCTGTGGTCATAATTACAGGGCAGGTTCCGAGACCGCTTATTGGCAATGACGCGTTTCAGGAAGTTGATATAGTCGGCATTACCAGGCCGTGCACGAAGCACAATTACCTGGTTCAGGACATCAAGGATTTAGCCGAGACGGTCAAGCAGGCCTTTTATCTGGCCCGCTCTGGCCGTCCCGGTCCTGTCCTGGTGGATTTGCCTAAAGACGTGCAAAATCAGATTGCGGAATTCCACTATCCAAAAGAAGTGGAGATGCGGAGCTACAAGCCGACCAAAAAACCGCATATCGGGCAAATCCGTAAAGTCGTTAAGCTGCTTAAAAAGGCAAAGCGACCTCTTTTCTATACTGGCGGTGGTGTTATTACTTCTGGAAGCCATGAAGAACTTACATGGCTTGGGAAGAAGATGCACATCCCGGTCACATCCACTCTCATGGGGCTTGGAGCTTTTCCAGGCGATGACGAGATGTTCCTCGGCATGCTGGGCATGCATGGAACCTACGCGGCAAATATGGCTGTGAACAATTGTGACCTGCTGCTGGCTGTTGGGGCCCGGTTTGATGACCGCGTCACGGGTAGAATTGATACGTTTGCTCCAAATGCAACCATTGTGCATATTGACGTTGATCCGACATCCATCCAAAAAAATGTTTCAGTCGACGTTCCTCTCGTAGCGGATTGTAAATCTGCTCTGGCTGCCCTGGTCCAGGAGACCGAAGCTTCCATCGATGACTTTGATTGGAAGGAAGCGCATGGAGAGTGGGTTGATCAGGTTCAGGAGTGGAGCACCACACATCCTCTGACCTATACCGATGATAGTGAAATCATCAAACCTCAGTTCGTGGTTGAGACAATCTATGACATCACCAAGGGTGATGCCATTATCGCCACTGAGGTCGGGCAGAATCAGATGTGGGCAGCGCAGTTCTACAAGTACAAAAAACCGAACACACTTCTCACCTCCGGCGGCCTAGGAACCATGGGCTATGGTTTCCCTGCTGCAATGGGTGCCCAGCGCGCGTTCCCTGACAAGCTGGTAATTGATATCGCCGGTGACGGGTCTATCCAGATGTGTATTCAGGAAATGATGACAGTTGTTTGCAATAAACTGCCAGTGAAGATCGTTATCCTGAACAATGGCTACCTCGGCATGGTTCGACAGTGGCAGGAATTGTTTTACGAAAAGAATTATTGTGAAACGTGCATGGATGCACAGCCTGATTTCGTGAAACTCGCAGAAGCTTATGGAGCGGCAGGCTACCGCGTCACAGAGAAGAAGGACGTTGAGTCGACTTTGCGTGAAGCATTTGCCATCGATAAGCCTGTTATTGTTGATATTCGCGTTGCCAAGGAAGAGAATGTGTACCCGATGGTTCCAGCTGGAGCCTCGTTGACAGAGATGCTGCTCGTTTAG
- a CDS encoding CDP-alcohol phosphatidyltransferase family protein codes for MAYISENFTLAWILFLVAGLTDALDGFLARIWNQRTQLGAMLDPLADKALLVTTFICLAVKGWLPAWVAVLVVSRDAIIIGGLSVLNFWGVDVRSRIRPIWISKFNTVAQIFLVFFVMVSRTFGFDSPLFLFFLVWLTALTTILSGIAYVRRGFELFAENSPEPK; via the coding sequence ATGGCTTATATCAGCGAGAACTTCACGCTTGCGTGGATCCTATTTCTGGTTGCAGGGCTGACAGATGCTCTGGATGGTTTTTTGGCCCGTATTTGGAACCAGCGTACGCAGTTGGGGGCCATGCTTGATCCTTTGGCGGACAAAGCTCTTCTTGTTACGACATTTATCTGCCTTGCCGTGAAAGGGTGGTTGCCAGCCTGGGTTGCCGTCCTTGTTGTCAGTAGGGATGCCATTATCATTGGCGGGCTTTCAGTCCTGAATTTTTGGGGAGTGGACGTCCGCAGCAGAATCAGGCCCATCTGGATCAGCAAATTCAACACGGTAGCTCAGATTTTCTTGGTGTTTTTCGTTATGGTCAGTCGTACCTTTGGATTCGATTCCCCGCTTTTTCTGTTTTTTCTCGTTTGGCTGACAGCACTGACCACGATTCTATCCGGAATTGCCTATGTTCGTCGCGGTTTTGAGCTGTTTGCTGAGAATTCACCAGAACCGAAATAA
- a CDS encoding DivIVA domain-containing protein: protein MTVSKIDLLNKQFSRRMFGYSTTEVDQFMLELAEVLGSAADMQKGLRKKIKRLERAVKEYRQRDETLRDTLISTQKMVDDLKVSAGKEAQLIIDEARVKADAAVQSGHNRIAQLHEEIESLKRQRSQFEIQLKGLLKSHMEMIELSNGPEKEKTEELESKLKYLKKVE, encoded by the coding sequence ATGACCGTTTCCAAGATTGATTTACTCAATAAGCAGTTTTCCCGTCGCATGTTCGGGTATTCAACCACTGAAGTTGACCAGTTCATGCTTGAACTGGCTGAGGTTCTTGGTAGTGCCGCGGACATGCAAAAGGGCTTGCGCAAGAAGATCAAGCGGCTGGAAAGGGCTGTCAAAGAGTATCGCCAGAGGGATGAGACATTGCGGGACACCTTGATATCGACCCAGAAAATGGTGGATGATCTCAAGGTCTCGGCTGGCAAAGAAGCGCAACTCATCATTGATGAGGCGCGTGTCAAAGCTGACGCCGCTGTGCAGAGCGGTCACAACCGTATTGCTCAACTGCACGAGGAAATTGAATCCCTCAAAAGACAGAGATCACAGTTTGAGATTCAGTTGAAAGGGTTGCTCAAATCGCACATGGAGATGATTGAGTTGAGCAATGGCCCTGAAAAGGAAAAAACTGAAGAGTTGGAGTCGAAGCTCAAATACCTCAAAAAGGTAGAGTAG
- a CDS encoding DUF465 domain-containing protein: protein MEAQDLELIEKYEAEDPQLKALWDQHTAYEKMLDKLESKSYLSPTETQEIKELKKKKLAGKTQLQTMLDKYRSED from the coding sequence ATGGAAGCCCAAGACCTTGAACTGATTGAAAAGTACGAGGCAGAAGATCCCCAATTGAAGGCTCTGTGGGATCAGCACACTGCATACGAAAAGATGCTCGATAAGCTTGAATCCAAGTCTTATCTGTCTCCCACAGAGACCCAAGAGATCAAGGAACTCAAGAAGAAGAAGCTGGCTGGCAAGACTCAGTTGCAGACCATGCTCGATAAGTACCGTTCGGAGGACTAA
- a CDS encoding HAD family hydrolase: MAIANQLMNTSLLEGLKCVVFDCDGVLIDSLQANIHYYGKIKEQLGLSPITPSEIEYVHMHTHKDAIIHIVPEDKLEEAWEATRNFDSSTLVEYLKRSEGVREFVSWLRSAGFKMAVNTSRGETIDFILSLMDLEGFFHPVINSTKVVTPKPHPEGINTILGVHGLRPDQVAYIGDSLVDEKTAQASGVRFWAYKDQRLDAEVHIESFWDIKAAMQQCYHGDPCAF; the protein is encoded by the coding sequence ATGGCAATAGCCAATCAACTTATGAATACAAGCTTGCTCGAAGGACTGAAGTGTGTCGTCTTCGACTGTGATGGCGTTCTCATCGATTCGTTGCAGGCCAACATACATTATTACGGAAAGATCAAAGAGCAGCTTGGGTTGTCTCCGATCACTCCGAGCGAGATCGAGTATGTGCATATGCACACGCACAAGGATGCCATCATTCATATTGTGCCTGAGGATAAACTCGAAGAGGCATGGGAAGCGACCAGGAATTTCGACTCTTCGACGCTTGTTGAGTACCTCAAGCGTTCCGAAGGGGTTCGCGAGTTTGTGAGTTGGCTTCGCAGTGCCGGATTCAAAATGGCGGTTAATACCAGTCGAGGGGAAACCATCGACTTCATATTGAGTCTTATGGACCTGGAGGGCTTTTTCCATCCGGTCATCAACTCCACAAAAGTGGTGACCCCGAAACCGCACCCGGAAGGAATAAACACCATTTTGGGTGTTCATGGTTTGCGCCCGGATCAGGTGGCATATATTGGCGATTCCCTGGTGGATGAAAAGACGGCTCAAGCCTCTGGGGTTCGGTTCTGGGCATACAAGGATCAGAGACTTGATGCGGAAGTGCATATTGAAAGTTTCTGGGATATTAAGGCCGCAATGCAGCAATGCTATCACGGCGATCCTTGCGCGTTTTAG